A section of the Citrus sinensis cultivar Valencia sweet orange chromosome 8, DVS_A1.0, whole genome shotgun sequence genome encodes:
- the LOC102611322 gene encoding protein ALTERED PHOSPHATE STARVATION RESPONSE 1, whose product MGGCVASKLEEAQVVAICRERKRQLKLAVEKRYALAEAHCNYCQALYAVSAAIKLFVARHASPASPYLITFPPATGSPPPPPPPQSDHKVINNPIFLEKTPSESNQEAIACESCGSSTTSDSCDEGEEVEEEQVIREEQTCMYYNYMQMPQSVPSEQVVREEQACMFYNYMQTPPPPAMPSPQRDFGWDFFNPFDGARPEVISSYRRISDDELKAVREQEGIPELEEEEDREKEEKKAVMAEENVPKEAEKSEDGAVKEVDGANVSHGEPKGLTVIGSPEKGRELLEALKDIEDHFIRAYDSGKDVSRMLEVNNVHLLSNLEGIKENSSKLMQQAITWHRSTSSCKSLVVSSSKNSLTWKEFNNDLFNDYGVMNAGSHSSTLDRLCAWEKKLYDQVKEGDDTRKIYERKCSRLRNQDFRGDDELFIDKTRASVKDLYARILVAIRSAETISNRIDKIRDEELQPQVVELLKGLTNNWKIMSECHETQKKIVSEVKTLACSTYGKFCNDSHRLATLQLEAELLNWRECFTSYVAAQKAYVETLHGWLTKFLVPEVEFSSRRSKSSCSSAPYRLDGPTLLVICNGWLASVDKLPNKAVSFALKSFSKEMRALWYQQGEEQHQKRKVDSLTKELDGRTLAYQKTETRVLEAKLTEMKSLELGADTHSQNEYLTMKKDQLDMFRRKLEAEKEKHQNCIQETQRITLNGIQTGFLTVFESLAEFSKTSVTMYNDLLTYSENAGKNGSPSYIEGSQVEENGSS is encoded by the exons ATGGGAGGGTGTGTTGCTTCCAAACTAGAGGAAGCACAAGTTGTGGCCATTTGTAGAGAAAGAAAACGCCAGTTGAAGTTAGCTGTAGAGAAGAGATATGCTCTAGCGGAAGCACATTGCAATTACTGTCAAGCTCTGTATGCAGTATCCGCAGCCATTAAGCTGTTCGTTGCTAGACATGCTTCCCCTGCTTCACCATATCTCATTACTTTCCCTCCTGCTACTGGTTCTccgccgccgccgccaccACCACAAAGTGACCATAAGGTTATAAACAACCCAATATTTCTTGAAAAAACGCCCTCTGAGTCAAACCAAGAAGCCATTGCTTGTGAATCATGTGGTTCTTCAACAACTTCAGATTCTTGTGATGAAGGGGAAGAGGTtgaagaagaacaagtgatTAGAGAGGAACAGACTTGTATGTACTATAATTACATGCAAATGCCTCAGTCAGTGCCATCAGAACAAGTAGTCAGAGAAGAGCAGGCTTGTATGTTCTATAATTACATGCAAaccccaccaccaccagcaATGCCTTCGCCTCAGAGAGATTTTGGGTGGGATTTTTTCAACCCATTTGATGGTGCTAGGCCAGAAGTTATAAGCAGTTACAGAAGGATTTCTGATGATGAGTTGAAGGCTGTAAGAGAACAGGAAGGGATTCCAGAGcttgaagaggaagaagatagagaaaaagaagagaaaaaagcGGTGATGGCTGAGGAAAATGTTCCGAAAGAGGCTGAGAAGAGTGAAGATGGCGCTGTGAAAGAAGTGGATGGGGCAAATGTGAGCCACGGAGAGCCAAAGGGTCTAACTGTTATTGGCAGCCCTGAGAAAGGAAGGGAGCTGCTTGAAGCATTGAAGGACATTGAGGACCATTTTATCAGAGCTTATGATTCTGGAAAAGATGTATCCAGGATGCTAGAGGTTAACAATGTTCATTTGCTGTCTAATTTGGAGGGAATCAAAG AGAACTCCTCAAAACTCATGCAACAAGCTATTACATGGCATCGGTCCACATCATCGTGTAAGAGCCTTGTAGTATCCAGttccaaaaattctttaaCGTGGAAAGAGTTTAACAACGATCTCTTCAACGACTATGGGGTGATGAATGCCGGAAGCCATTCTTCAACATTGGACAGGCTGTGTGCTTGGGAGAAGAAGCTTTATGACCAAGTTAAG GAAGGGGATGACACTCGGAAAATCTATGAGAGGAAGTGCTCGCGGTTGAGAAACCAGGACTTCAGAGGAGATGATGAACTCTTTATAGACAAAACTCGAGCAAGTGTGAAAGATTTATATGCTCGGATCTTGGTTGCAATTCGCAGTGCTGAGACTATCTCAAACAGAATTGACAAAATAAGAGATGAAGAACTGCAACCTCAAGTTGTTGAACTGTTAAAGGG CCTAACAAATAACTGGAAAATTATGTCAGAATGCCATGAAACCCAGAAGAAGATTGTTTCTGAAGTGAAAACTTTAGCGTGCTCTACTTACGGAAAATTCTGCAATGACTCTCATCGGCTAGCTACACTTCAGCTTGAGGCTGAGCTTTTAAATTGGCGTGAATGCTTTACAAGCTATGTTGCAGCACAGAAAGCATATGTTGAAACTCTACATGGTTGGCTAACCAAATTCCTTGTCCCTGAAGTTGAATTCTCTTCTAGAAGGAGCAAGAGCTCATGCTCATCGGCACCATATCGTCTTGACGGGCCTACTTTGCTTGTCATCTGCAATGGTTGGTTAGCGTCCGTGGACAAATTACCAAATAAGGCAGTCTCCTTTGCACTGAAAAGCTTTTCAAAGGAGATGAGAGCATTGTGGTATCAGCAGGGTGAGGAACAGCATCAGAAGAGAAAAGTTGATAGCCTAACAAAAGAACTGGATGGTAGGACTTTGGCATACCAGAAAACAGAGACCAGGGTCCTTGAGGCCAAGCTCACGGAAATGAAGTCATTGGAGCTAGGGGCAGACACCCATTCTCAAAACGAGTACTTGACAATGAAGAAGGATCAGTTGGACATGTTCAGAAGGAAACTGGAAGCTGAAAAGGAGAAACACCAAAACTGCATTCAAGAAACACAAAGGATCACGTTGAATGGAATTCAGACCGGTTTTTTGACAGTTTTTGAGTCGTTAGCAGAATTCTCCAAGACTTCTGTAACCATGTATAATGACCTATTGACATACAGTGAGAATGCTGGAAAAAATGGGAGCCCGTCATACATTGAAGGCTCACAAGTTGAAGAAAATGGCAGCAGTTGA